From a region of the uncultured Draconibacterium sp. genome:
- a CDS encoding DUF3857 domain-containing protein — protein MRSSLLLLCFILSLFFQNTLFAQRLDAVLLNQKTSIVLKKNNLCRISSFEILINNRDGEEFTEVTIPFSSLLKVTNLKAYIKDKNGEIVKKLKKSDISERSSFSSGTFYEDEFVKEFKLKHNVYPYTLFYEYEESESQFVYVEHWVPLLDLDIPTLNAELEIQAAKEFKLSYKDSFVSSFSLDSIDDDYRYRWKANYDGSIENEVFAPPLLNHVPSVQVVPQKFKFEIKGSFDSWETYGSWQDELIAGLFEVPDNDVKTIEKLINGIENEKERIKTIYEYVQNETRYINISLETGGLKPYPASYVSQNHYGDCKALSIYFMALLKSVGIECYYAKLAAGNPIEEIDHTLPSMQSNHIVVCVPVKNDTLWLDCTSDNPFEYIGTFIQNREAFVINGEKSYFSKIPALTKEQVLCERHVNFEHVTRNECKAEFINTYRGANFELLHNLISSTNENDNLEIVREHLIARGFEPIEIINHHSEQDSVKADLSYSAKSSSVYEKYGNDIIIRLLPFDISNFDSPSNRVLPVQIDYPVYKKDELNYKIPTSYIANNIPEHKSIEGKYGSYSIQTEKVGDNFKILKTFVLNSGKYPISEYQAFYSFINEIVEFENKFYINLSKKSF, from the coding sequence TCTGTTTTATTCTTAGCCTCTTTTTCCAAAATACACTTTTTGCACAACGCCTTGATGCTGTGCTGTTAAACCAGAAAACATCCATCGTATTAAAAAAGAATAACTTATGCAGAATCAGTTCTTTTGAAATTCTTATCAATAATCGCGACGGAGAAGAATTCACGGAAGTCACAATCCCTTTTTCAAGTTTATTGAAAGTCACAAATCTTAAAGCTTACATAAAAGATAAAAACGGAGAAATTGTAAAAAAACTAAAGAAAAGCGATATCTCAGAAAGAAGTTCTTTTTCGAGCGGCACCTTTTACGAGGATGAATTTGTAAAAGAATTCAAGTTAAAGCATAACGTTTATCCCTACACCCTGTTTTATGAATATGAAGAATCAGAATCACAGTTTGTTTATGTAGAGCATTGGGTTCCATTGCTAGATTTGGATATTCCCACCCTTAATGCAGAGTTGGAGATTCAGGCGGCCAAAGAATTCAAGCTCTCTTATAAAGACAGTTTTGTTTCGTCATTTAGCCTGGATTCTATTGATGATGACTATCGTTATCGATGGAAAGCAAATTACGACGGAAGTATAGAAAACGAAGTGTTTGCGCCTCCGCTTTTAAACCATGTTCCTTCGGTTCAGGTGGTTCCTCAAAAATTCAAATTTGAAATCAAGGGTTCTTTTGATTCATGGGAAACGTATGGTAGCTGGCAAGATGAACTCATTGCCGGTTTGTTCGAAGTTCCGGATAATGATGTGAAAACAATTGAAAAACTTATAAATGGAATTGAAAATGAAAAAGAAAGAATTAAAACAATATATGAATATGTGCAAAACGAAACCCGGTATATAAACATAAGCCTTGAAACCGGAGGACTAAAACCATACCCGGCAAGTTATGTTTCTCAAAATCATTATGGAGATTGCAAAGCGCTAAGCATTTATTTTATGGCTTTGCTAAAAAGTGTTGGGATTGAATGTTATTATGCAAAACTTGCGGCAGGAAATCCGATTGAAGAGATCGATCATACCCTTCCTTCTATGCAATCAAACCACATAGTAGTTTGTGTACCGGTAAAAAACGATACACTTTGGCTGGATTGCACAAGCGACAATCCGTTCGAATACATTGGCACCTTTATTCAAAACAGGGAAGCTTTTGTAATTAACGGCGAGAAAAGTTATTTCTCAAAAATTCCGGCTTTAACAAAAGAACAAGTGCTTTGCGAACGCCATGTTAATTTTGAACACGTAACAAGAAATGAATGCAAAGCCGAATTTATCAACACGTACAGGGGAGCTAATTTTGAATTATTGCACAATCTTATCAGTTCAACAAATGAAAACGACAACCTGGAAATCGTAAGAGAACACCTCATTGCCAGAGGATTTGAACCAATCGAAATCATAAACCATCATTCAGAGCAAGATTCGGTTAAAGCGGATCTATCCTACTCGGCAAAATCAAGCAGTGTATATGAAAAATATGGAAACGATATAATTATCAGGCTTCTACCTTTTGATATCAGTAATTTTGATTCACCGTCCAACAGAGTTCTTCCTGTCCAGATTGATTACCCTGTTTACAAAAAAGACGAGTTAAACTATAAAATACCTACGAGCTACATCGCCAATAACATTCCTGAACACAAATCTATTGAAGGCAAATACGGATCCTATTCAATACAAACAGAGAAAGTGGGTGACAACTTTAAAATACTGAAAACCTTCGTGCTTAATAGTGGGAAATATCCCATTTCAGAATACCAGGCGTTTTACTCGTTTATCAACGAAATCGTAGAATTCGAGAACAAGTTTTATATAAACCTTTCTAAAAAATCATTCTAA
- a CDS encoding DUF3857 domain-containing protein — protein MKNLLIALFTILCFSSASAQNFSFEYGKVSKADIELKQYEKDKTAEAVIIYDKGSSYFRQNDSGFYLIFERSKRIKILKEAGIEYAEIEIPYYREGDILEKIYDLKACTYNFEDGRLNRTELQTDSWNDEIYNDYWMVRKIAMPNVKAGSIIELTYKISSQYLFNLRDWEFQSRIPTIYSEYKAAIIPFYEYIFLAQRTGTSLKKESYTENISREFARIGYKDVVNTFSMKDIPAFNSEDYITSINDYIIKLDFQLAKINYPNGGDKEIMTTWPNLIKEYSAHINFGKYVKKCEKSASKILDLDALKDKTTKDKFDYIVSYVKNNYSWNEYNGKYASKSVNDIVKDKYGSAADLNLMTIGLLRAAGIEATPVLISTRENGKVSDNYPFAHYFNYVILMANIDGKNVLSDATNSNVANNRIPSRCINDKGLLIDPDQDVKWIGLQCNFPSISALDFTIDPSKETSNVMVKSFASEYKAFRLKNIIGDDKNKLNDYLEERDYKIERADFSEVTNKSKEFRYEYDLTMTPESINEKLYIEPFLNKSLQDNPLNQPSRSYPIDMTYPTKSILTSTILIPEGYELDYQPENYKIKNSLFELNYSVEQIEDHIRVTFLTDFKESVYDATDYPKIKFYFNEIVKRGNEKIVLKKI, from the coding sequence ATGAAAAACCTTTTAATTGCACTATTTACAATTCTTTGTTTTAGTTCTGCAAGTGCTCAGAATTTCTCTTTTGAATACGGAAAAGTAAGTAAAGCAGATATTGAACTAAAACAGTACGAGAAAGACAAGACCGCTGAAGCTGTGATTATTTATGATAAAGGATCATCGTATTTTCGTCAGAATGACTCTGGTTTTTATTTGATTTTTGAAAGATCGAAACGTATTAAAATTTTAAAAGAAGCCGGAATTGAATATGCCGAAATTGAAATTCCATATTATCGGGAAGGAGACATTTTAGAAAAAATATATGATTTAAAAGCGTGCACATACAATTTTGAGGACGGACGTTTGAACCGAACCGAGTTACAGACCGATTCGTGGAATGATGAAATTTACAATGATTACTGGATGGTCAGAAAAATTGCGATGCCTAACGTAAAAGCAGGTTCTATCATTGAGTTAACTTATAAAATCTCCTCTCAATACCTCTTTAATTTAAGAGATTGGGAATTCCAGAGCAGAATACCAACTATCTACAGCGAGTACAAAGCAGCCATAATTCCCTTTTATGAATACATTTTTCTGGCCCAACGTACCGGAACTTCGCTTAAAAAAGAATCATATACTGAAAACATCAGTCGCGAATTTGCACGCATTGGGTACAAAGATGTTGTCAACACGTTCTCGATGAAAGACATACCTGCATTTAACAGCGAAGACTATATTACTTCAATAAATGACTACATCATAAAACTTGATTTCCAACTCGCTAAAATTAATTACCCGAATGGCGGCGATAAAGAAATAATGACAACCTGGCCAAACTTGATTAAGGAATACAGTGCGCATATTAATTTTGGCAAATATGTAAAAAAATGCGAAAAGTCAGCTTCCAAAATACTTGATCTCGATGCATTAAAAGACAAAACAACAAAAGACAAATTCGATTACATCGTTAGCTATGTCAAGAACAATTATAGCTGGAATGAGTACAATGGAAAATATGCATCCAAATCAGTAAATGATATCGTAAAAGATAAATATGGTAGTGCGGCAGATCTGAATTTAATGACCATCGGTTTATTGCGAGCCGCCGGAATAGAAGCCACTCCGGTTTTAATAAGCACCCGCGAAAATGGAAAAGTAAGTGACAATTATCCCTTTGCTCACTATTTTAATTATGTAATCCTGATGGCTAACATTGATGGAAAAAATGTATTGAGCGATGCTACTAATTCAAATGTGGCGAATAACAGAATTCCATCGCGTTGTATAAACGACAAGGGCTTACTTATTGATCCCGATCAGGATGTGAAATGGATTGGTTTACAATGCAATTTCCCTTCAATTTCAGCACTCGATTTTACCATCGATCCATCAAAGGAAACATCAAATGTAATGGTAAAATCATTCGCCTCTGAATACAAAGCTTTTAGGTTAAAAAATATTATCGGTGATGATAAAAATAAACTGAATGATTACCTTGAAGAAAGAGATTATAAAATTGAGAGAGCCGATTTTTCTGAGGTTACAAATAAAAGCAAAGAGTTCCGATATGAATACGACCTGACAATGACACCGGAATCAATCAATGAAAAATTATATATCGAACCTTTTTTAAATAAATCCCTTCAGGATAATCCTTTAAATCAACCATCAAGGTCATATCCGATCGACATGACATACCCTACAAAATCGATTCTAACTTCAACCATTCTTATACCTGAAGGATATGAACTCGATTACCAACCTGAAAATTATAAAATAAAGAACAGCCTGTTTGAACTCAATTATTCTGTTGAACAAATTGAAGATCATATTCGGGTGACTTTTTTGACCGATTTTAAAGAATCGGTTTACGATGCCACTGACTACCCGAAAATTAAATTCTACTTTAATGAGATTGTTAAACGAGGAAATGAAAAAATAGTACTCAAAAAGATATAG
- a CDS encoding TIGR01212 family radical SAM protein (This family includes YhcC from E. coli K-12, an uncharacterized radical SAM protein.): MQNGTYSWGHDRRYNDFPTYFRTLFSERVQKVSVDAGFTCPNRDGTKGTGGCAYCNNKTFKPTYCNLENSVTGQVEKGIAFFAKKYKSMRFLAYFQAYTNTYAPIDDLKRLYEEALEHPKVVGLVISTRPDCIYPDLLDYLAELSKKVYVMVELGVESHLDRTLDSINRGHSFAEAAWAIEETAKRGINNCAHMILGLPGETRDELLDQAKTISKLPVKNLKLHQLQIHKKTLLEKEFQDHPENFDLYTADEYIDLVIDYLELLNPAIIVERFISQAPPEMLIAPKWGLKNFEFVAKVEKRLKERDTWQGKRFV; the protein is encoded by the coding sequence ATGCAAAACGGAACATATAGCTGGGGACACGACAGACGATACAACGATTTTCCAACTTATTTCAGAACACTTTTTTCTGAGCGGGTGCAAAAGGTATCGGTTGATGCCGGCTTTACCTGCCCCAACCGCGATGGGACAAAAGGTACTGGCGGATGCGCTTATTGTAACAACAAAACATTTAAACCCACCTATTGCAATCTTGAGAATAGTGTTACCGGACAGGTAGAAAAGGGCATTGCTTTTTTTGCAAAGAAATATAAGTCGATGCGGTTTTTGGCCTACTTTCAGGCCTATACAAATACTTACGCTCCTATTGATGATTTAAAGCGTTTATATGAAGAAGCACTGGAACATCCGAAAGTGGTTGGACTAGTGATTTCAACACGCCCCGATTGTATCTATCCCGATTTGCTGGATTATCTGGCCGAACTCAGCAAGAAAGTGTATGTAATGGTTGAGTTAGGTGTGGAGTCGCACCTCGACAGAACCCTGGACAGCATTAACCGGGGACATAGCTTTGCCGAAGCGGCATGGGCAATTGAAGAAACTGCGAAACGAGGCATCAACAATTGCGCACACATGATACTCGGTTTGCCTGGCGAAACTCGTGATGAACTGCTCGACCAGGCAAAAACGATATCGAAACTGCCGGTAAAAAACCTTAAGTTGCACCAGTTACAAATTCACAAAAAAACGTTGCTGGAAAAAGAATTTCAGGATCATCCGGAGAATTTCGACCTGTATACTGCTGACGAATACATCGATCTGGTTATCGATTATCTGGAGCTTTTAAATCCGGCAATTATTGTTGAACGTTTTATAAGTCAGGCACCACCCGAAATGCTGATTGCCCCCAAGTGGGGATTAAAGAATTTTGAGTTTGTAGCCAAAGTTGAAAAACGCTTAAAAGAGCGTGACACGTGGCAGGGGAAAAGGTTTGTTTAA